The genomic region AGTAATTGCTTGTGCTACCACCATTGAATTGATCTGGAGACCAGTTACCTTGCCACTCGAAGTGGTAGTTACCAAATCGGTCAATTGTGTAAGTATAGCTATAAGATGTTGGATCTTGAGGGTTGTATCCAGTGTTTTCAGCAGCGTCCGCGTCATGACCTTGTGATAATGTTAAAGCAGCTAATCCAGCTGTAGCGAGTGAAGTTGTAGCGATGATTTTCTTCATAATTAAAAGTCCTCCTGAAAATAGATATTATTATATTTTAGTGTATTCAATGTGAAATAATAAAACTTGACTTGCATTTTTTAGTTTGTTTTTAACAACGAGTATTACTTTATCAAAAAGGTATCGTGTTGTATAGTGCTTTTTTGATTTGTAATGTTTAAGGGATTTAGATGACATTTTTGTTTCAAAGCTCGCTTTTGTAGAAATGTTGAATTTATCGCAATAGTTTCGTCTACAGGATATAAAGTGATGTAAATATTATTAAGTTTTGTTACAAAAATGTAATATTCATGAAAAGATTGAGAATTATTTTAAAGTCGTATTCTGAGAATGTTTAATAGGATTTTGGGGTAAAGGGGTATAATAGAATAAATATGATTCAGTTAGGAGAATGAGCATGATATTAGATAAAGTCAATCCTGATGATTTATTCCCAACAGAAAAACAAGGGCCTTCTGTATTGGGTATCATCGAATATGAAGTACAGGGACAAAGTGAATTCAAAGGAGCGTATGTTGCTACGAATGAACGATTAATTATGAATGTGGATATGAACGGACAATTTTATTACCGTAATATTCCTTAT from Staphylococcus felis harbors:
- a CDS encoding PH domain-containing protein, with product MILDKVNPDDLFPTEKQGPSVLGIIEYEVQGQSEFKGAYVATNERLIMNVDMNGQFYYRNIPYNEISHIKYEDNQILMGFEVGQVAMKEIEKGDIASFISYVEAQIQSSFKQ